In Piliocolobus tephrosceles isolate RC106 chromosome 12, ASM277652v3, whole genome shotgun sequence, one DNA window encodes the following:
- the RPGR gene encoding X-linked retinitis pigmentosa GTPase regulator, translating to MKEPEELLPGEGEEEEGEGEEEEGEEEGEEEEGEGKGEEEEGEGKGEEEEGEGEGKEEEGEGKGEEEGEEGEGEEEGEXXXXGEEEGEEGEGEEEGEEGEGEGEEEEGEGEGEEEGEGEEGEGEGEEEEGEEAGEGEGEEEEEEGEVEGEEEGEEGEVEGEEEGEVEGEGEGEEEEGEEEEREKEGEGEENRRNREEEEEEEGKYQETGEEENERQERQDGEGYKKVSKMKGSVKYGKHKTYQKKSITNAQGNGKEQRSKMPVQSKQLLGNGPPSSKKFWNNVLPHYLELK from the coding sequence gagagggggaagaggaggaaggggagggggaagaggaagaaggagaagaggagggggaagaggaggaaggagaagggaaaggggaggaggaggaaggagaagggaaaggggaggaagaagaaggagaaggggaggggaaagaggaggaaggagaagggaaaggggaggaggaaggggaggaaggagaaggggaggaggaaggggagNNNNNNNNNNaaggggaggaggaaggggaggaaggagaaggggaggaggaaggggaggaaggagaaggggagggggaagaggaggaaggagaaggggagggagaagaggaaggggaaggggaggaaggagaaggggaaggggaggaagaagagggagaggaagcaggggagggggaaggggaggaagaagaggaggaaggggaggtggaaggggaggaggaaggggaggaaggggaggtggaaggggaggaggaaggggaggtggaaggagagggggaaggagaggaagaggaaggagaggaggaagaaagggaaaaggagggggaaggagaagaaaacaggaggaacagagaagaggaggaggaagaagaggggaagTACCAGGAGACAGGCGAAGAAGAGAATGAAAGGCAGGAAAGGCAGGATGGAGAAGGGTACAAAAAAGTGAGCAAAATGAAAGGATCTGTGAAATATGGCAAACataaaacatatcaaaaaaagTCAATTACTAATGCACAGGGAAATGGGAAAGAGCAGAGGTCCAAAATGCCAGTGCAGTCAAAACAACTTTTAGGAAACGGGCCACCGAGTTCCAAAAAGTTCTGGAATAATGTATTACCACATTATTTGGAATTGAAGTAA